The DNA region GCAGCCCTTGCCGCGCCGATCGGGACGATGGGTGCGCAAGCTTTCTCGCCCCGTGCGGTGCGGCCTGCGATCGACCTCACGGAATTCCCGATCTGCAAGACGGCCTCCGACGCGTCGCCATTGTCGGGGGCGCCGCGCAAGCTGAAGCTGTCGTGGAACGCCGGCGCGGTCTGCCTCGCGCCGCTGCCGGTCGCGATCGACTACGGCTTCTTCCAGAAGCAGAACCTCGACGTCGAGCTCGTCAACTATTCCGGCTCGACTGACCAGCTCTTGGAGGCGATCGCCACCGGCAAGAGCGACGCCGGTCTCGGCATGGCGCTGCGCTGGCTCAAGCCGCTGGAGCAGGGTTTCGACGTCAAGATCGCCGCCGGCACCCATGGCGGCTGCATGCGGGTCTTGACCCGCGGCGATTCCGGCGTCGGCAAGCTCGCCGACCTCAAGGGCAAGGTCGTTGCGGTCGGCGACCTCGCCGGTCCCGACAAGAACTTCTTCTCGATCCAGCTTGCCAAGCTCGGCATCGACCCGGTGAGGGATGTCGACTGGCGCGCCTATCCCGGCAATCTGCTCAACGTCGCGGTCGAGAAGGGCGAGGTGCAGGCCTTCCTGTCGTCGGATCCGCTGGCCTATCTCTGGCTCAAGGATATCAAATACAAGGAGGTCGCCTCCAATCTCGACGGCGAGTACCGTGACAAGAGCTGCTGCATCGTCGGTCTGCGCGGCAGTTTGGTACGGGAAGAACCCAACGTCGCGCGCGCCATCACCCAGGCGCTGCTCGATGCCGCGATGTTCACCGCGCAGAATCCGGACAAGGCGGCGAAATCGTTCCAGCCCTATGCGCCGAAGGCGGCGAGCCTCGCCGATCTCGAGGCGATGGCGCGCTACCACACCCATCACCATCATCCGACCGGCGAGGTGCTCAAGCGCGAGCTGAAGGCTTACGCCGACGATCTGAAATCGGTTCAGGTGTTCAAGCAGAGCACCGATACGGCCAAATTCGCGGAGCGGATCTATGTCGACGTATTCAGTGTCTGACACGGCGGCCGCGCCGCGCGCCGCCTTCATCGTCTCGAACATTTCCGGCAGCTACGGTGTCGGCCTCGCGGCGAGCCTCACCTGGCTCGCTTTCGGGCTGTCATGCCTGTACTGGCCTGATCTCGGCGACTGGTCGCGCACCTCCTCGCTCGGCATCGGCGCCATCGTCGTCGCCGCCTTCATCCTGTTCGGCACGTTTGGCGCCGACTATCTCGGCAGCGCCGGCGAGGCGTTGCGCAAGCGCGCGCCGTGGCTTACTGCGCTCGGCGTCGTCTTCACATTGTGGGAAGTCGCCACCGCAAAATTTGCCTGGCTGCCGTTGCCGTTCTTTCCGCCGCCGCAGGCGATCCTCGAGGTCTACACCGACGATCTGCCGAAACTGCTCGATAGCGTGTTCGCCTCGATCAAGCTGCAGCTCGGCGGCTATATCGTCGGCGCGGCCGTCGGCTTCCTGACCGGTGTCTCGATCGGCTGGTCGCAAAGGATCGGCTACTGGGTGCATCCGGTGCTGCGCTTCATCGGCCCGTTGCCGGCGACCGCCTGGCTGCCGATCGCCTTCTTCAGCTTTCCGTCGAGCTGGAGCGCCTCGACCTTCCTGATCGCGCTCGCCACCGGCTTCCCGGTGACGGTATTGACCTGGTCGGGCGTCGCAAGCGTCAGCAGTGCCTATTA from Bradyrhizobium genosp. L includes:
- a CDS encoding ABC transporter permease, translating into MSTYSVSDTAAAPRAAFIVSNISGSYGVGLAASLTWLAFGLSCLYWPDLGDWSRTSSLGIGAIVVAAFILFGTFGADYLGSAGEALRKRAPWLTALGVVFTLWEVATAKFAWLPLPFFPPPQAILEVYTDDLPKLLDSVFASIKLQLGGYIVGAAVGFLTGVSIGWSQRIGYWVHPVLRFIGPLPATAWLPIAFFSFPSSWSASTFLIALATGFPVTVLTWSGVASVSSAYYDVARTLGAKPSFLVLKVAIPAALPHVFVGLFMGLGSSFAVLVVAEMIGVKAGLGWYLQWAQGWAAYANMYAALIVMSLLCSGAITLLFRTRDRLLVWQKGVVKW
- a CDS encoding ABC transporter substrate-binding protein, producing MSRNNKTVMDRRTLLRAGAAAALAAPIGTMGAQAFSPRAVRPAIDLTEFPICKTASDASPLSGAPRKLKLSWNAGAVCLAPLPVAIDYGFFQKQNLDVELVNYSGSTDQLLEAIATGKSDAGLGMALRWLKPLEQGFDVKIAAGTHGGCMRVLTRGDSGVGKLADLKGKVVAVGDLAGPDKNFFSIQLAKLGIDPVRDVDWRAYPGNLLNVAVEKGEVQAFLSSDPLAYLWLKDIKYKEVASNLDGEYRDKSCCIVGLRGSLVREEPNVARAITQALLDAAMFTAQNPDKAAKSFQPYAPKAASLADLEAMARYHTHHHHPTGEVLKRELKAYADDLKSVQVFKQSTDTAKFAERIYVDVFSV